The segment AGACGAGGGCGACATCGGCCGTCGCGATGCCCGGCACCGCGCTCACGCGGAGCTCGACCTCGCCAGGCATTGATTCCGCCACCGGGCAATGCGGCGTCGTCAGCGTCATGGTAATCGCGGCGTGGCCGTTCGCGGTGATGTCGACCCCGTAGATCAGCCCGAGGTCGTAGAGATTGACCGGAATTTCCGGGTCGTAGATCTCCTTGAGCGCGTCGATCACCGCCTCGTACAGCGGCCCGCCCGGCTCGCCGGCGCCGGCCTCGACGGGCTTCTGCGACAGGAAGCCGGAAAGATAGTCGCGCTGCCGCTCGGCGGCGGGCGCTGCGACGGCCTCGTCGACGCGCGCCTTGGGCGGTGCCTCGACGGCGTCGACTTCTTCCACCACGATCCTGCGTTCTTCGTTCATCCGAAGATCCTCGTCACTCGTTCGATACCCTTCACGAGCGCGGCGACGTCCGCCGGCCCGTTATACACGCCGAAGCTCGCCCGCGCGGTGGCGGGGACCTCCAGCAACTCCATCAGCGGCTGGGCGCAGTGATGCCCGGCGCGGATCGCGACATTGCCCTCG is part of the Sphingomonas sp. genome and harbors:
- a CDS encoding SUF system Fe-S cluster assembly protein, producing MNEERRIVVEEVDAVEAPPKARVDEAVAAPAAERQRDYLSGFLSQKPVEAGAGEPGGPLYEAVIDALKEIYDPEIPVNLYDLGLIYGVDITANGHAAITMTLTTPHCPVAESMPGEVELRVSAVPGIATADVALVWDPPWDPQKMSDEAKLELGML